A genomic region of Choristoneura fumiferana chromosome 17, NRCan_CFum_1, whole genome shotgun sequence contains the following coding sequences:
- the LOC141436702 gene encoding uncharacterized protein: protein MSEDGTNTKSRILDLFVGLDETELDSIEQWICSKQYKQDLEKKKAIIKSDKMLLKIGSVIKKMVPFDGEMPSEKIIHPTVGDQADCNRINTCHIDEFLYDAEQVEDLVKEGKLTRHYCLECNSRNVKELTLITHSMSRELLQYVFKVLLPKDLEDKQFLDVGSRFGGVLYAAYYFTNATSIVGIEMNKECCEIQEKIIGQFSMDPNRIKIVHADVADKEDLIRNSDVFLMSVLDFFVTTEEHRNLWYYFKKHLRKGSYIVLNRSIADTLSGLDIFEEFIDWLSICKPCQMENEIFFDVEDCNELFLYTVN from the exons ATGTCTGAGGACGGCACGAACACTAAAAGTCGTATTCTAGACTTGTTTGTTGGTCTTGATGAAACTGAATTAGACTCCATCGAACAGTGGATCTGCAGTAAACAGTACAAACAAG ATTTGGAAAAGAAAAAAGCTATTATAAAATCTGACAAAATGTTACTCAAGATTGGAAGTGTTATCAAGAAAATGGTACCATTTGATGGGGAGATGCCTTCTGAGAAAATAATTCATCCTACAGTTGGTGATCAAGCAGATTGCAACCGCATCAACACATGTCATATTGATGAGTTTCTTTATGATGCTGAACAAGTTGAAGATCTTGTTAAAGAAGGGAAACTTACAAGACATTACTGCCTAGAATGCAATTCCAGAAACGTCAAA gAATTGACTTTAATCACACATTCCATGTCGAGAGAGCTACTACAGTATGTTTTCAAGGTTCTACTTCCAAAAGATTTGGAGGATAAGCAATTTCTGGATGTAGGTTCCAGATTTGGAGGTGTATTATATGCT GCTTACTATTTTACCAATGCCACTAGTATAGTTGGTATTGAAATGAATAAGGAGTGCTGTGAAATTCAAGAGAAAATAATTGGTCAATTCTCAATGGATCCTAATAGAATAAAGATTGTACATGCTGATGTAGCAGACAAAGAAGATCTTATCAGAAACTCGGATGTTTTCCTGATGAGTGTACTAGACTTTTTTGTAACAACAGAGGAACACAGAAATTTATGGTACTATTTTAAAAAACATCTAAGGAAAGGGAGTTACATTGTTCTGAACAGAAGCATAGCAGACACATTAAGTGGTCTGGATATATTTGAAGAGTTTATAGATTGGCTTAGCATTTGTAAGCCATGCCAGATGGAAAATGAGATATTTTTTGATGTTGAAGATTGTAATGAATTGTTCTTGTATACTGTCAATTAA